One window of Triticum dicoccoides isolate Atlit2015 ecotype Zavitan chromosome 5A, WEW_v2.0, whole genome shotgun sequence genomic DNA carries:
- the LOC119301879 gene encoding histone H2A-like encodes MDATATGAKGKKGAAGRKAGGPRKKSVTRSVKAGLQFPVGRIGRYLKKGRYAQRVGTGAPVYLAAVLEYLAAELLELAGNAAKDNKKSRIIPRHLLLAVRNDEELGKLLAGVTIAHGGVIPKINPVLLPKKTAEKEGQAPKSPKKAAKSPKKAATPKKA; translated from the coding sequence ATGGACGCCACGGCCACCGGCGCCAAGGGGAAGAAGGGCGCCGCCGGGCGCAAGGCCGGCGGGCCCAGGAAGAAGTCGGTGACCCGGTCCGTGAAGGCCGGGCTCCAGTTCCCCGTCGGTCGCATCGGGCGGTACCTCAAGAAGGGCCGCTACGCCCAGCGCGTCGGCACCGGCGCCCCCGTCTACCTCGCCGCCGTCCTCGAGTACCTCGCCGCCGAGCTGCTGGAGCTCGCCGGCAACGCCGCCAAGGACAACAAGAAGAGCCGCATCATCCCGCGCCACCTGCTGCTCGCCGTCCGGAACGACGAGGAGCTCGGCAAGCTGCTGGCCGGCGTCACCATCGCGCACGGCGGCGTCATCCCCAAGATCAACCCCGTGCTGCTCCCCAAGAAGACGGCGGAGAAGGAGGGCCAGGCGCCCAAGTCCCCCAAGAAGGCCGCCAAGTCGCCCAAGAAGGCCGCCACCCCGAAGAAAGCTTAA